ATAGCCGAAGCGATGCGCCTGCGCTACTCTCCTTGAATGCCTGAATTGCCCGAAGTTGAAACCGTCCGTCGTGGCCTGGCACCGGCCCTGGAAGGGGCACGGCTGGCAAGGGTGGTGCTGCGCCGTGCCGACCTGCGCTTTCCCTTTCCCCAAGACCTGGTGACGCGCCTGACCGGGCGGCGGATCCAACGCCTGGGGCGGCGGGCCAAATACTTATTGATGCACCTCGATGACGGGGCGACCTTGCTATGCCATCTGGGCATGTCCGGGCGCTATGCGGTGCTCGAGGTGCCGATCCCCGAGCCGGAGGCGCATGACCATATGGATCTGGTGACCGACGCGGGGATTTGCGTGCGCTATACCGACCCCCGCCGATTCGGATTCGTCGACTGGATTGCACCGGGAGAGGCGAATCATCACCCCATGCTGCGGGAAATCGGCCCCGAACCGTTGTCCAATGATTTCAACGGACCCATGCTGGCTGCCGCTCTGGAAGGCAAGCGTGGACCAATCAAGATGGCCTTGCTGGATCAAAAGGTCGTGGCCGGGCTGGGCAATATCTATGTCTGCGAATCCCTGTTCCGCGCCGGTCTGTCGCCAAAACGCCGGGCCGGGACGGTCACGGGAAAACGAGCCGAGAACCTGGTGGCCGCCATTCGTGACACATTGACACAAGCCATTGCCGCCGGGGGCTCGACCCTGAATGATCATCGACAGCCGGATGGCGACCTGGGCTACTTCCAGCATGCCTTCGCGGTCTATGGTCGCGAGGGGGAGGCCTGCCCCGGATGTACCTGCGACCGGGCGAAAACCGGCGGCATCACCCGGCTGGTTCAGTCGGGGCGGTCGACTTTTTATTGTGCGGCGCGGCAACGGTGACGTATGAAAGACCAACGGAGGGGGCGCATGTTCCGAATTCTGACCGTTTTGACCATTCTGTTCGTCGGGTTTTCCGCCCGGGCGGAATCCTTTTTGAGCATTCTTGACGATGTGCCGCTGATGCCCGGCCTGAGCGAGCAGGCCGACGCGGGCATGGTCTTCGATTCGCCACAGGGAAGGCTGGCCGAAACCCATGCCTCGGGGCCCGTGACTGCCGACGCGGTAGCGGCCTTTTATGACCAGACCCTGCCGCAATTGGGCTGGGCCCGTCAGGGACCAAATCTGTTTCTGCGCGA
The sequence above is drawn from the Magnetospira sp. QH-2 genome and encodes:
- the mutM gene encoding bifunctional DNA-formamidopyrimidine glycosylase/DNA-(apurinic or apyrimidinic site) lyase, giving the protein MPELPEVETVRRGLAPALEGARLARVVLRRADLRFPFPQDLVTRLTGRRIQRLGRRAKYLLMHLDDGATLLCHLGMSGRYAVLEVPIPEPEAHDHMDLVTDAGICVRYTDPRRFGFVDWIAPGEANHHPMLREIGPEPLSNDFNGPMLAAALEGKRGPIKMALLDQKVVAGLGNIYVCESLFRAGLSPKRRAGTVTGKRAENLVAAIRDTLTQAIAAGGSTLNDHRQPDGDLGYFQHAFAVYGREGEACPGCTCDRAKTGGITRLVQSGRSTFYCAARQR